In Sylvia atricapilla isolate bSylAtr1 chromosome 25, bSylAtr1.pri, whole genome shotgun sequence, a genomic segment contains:
- the IGFN1 gene encoding immunoglobulin-like and fibronectin type III domain-containing protein 1 → MSIHQTVKIFKKSSIPGVVITQFVNDVPQGCSTPDFEKKPLTLTLQEGKNAIFKAVVKGVPAPEVKWSRTLKGMDDPAKYEMFFNSATNEFILQINSLVLDDSDLYRCSAVNAYGEASCSAGLRIVQVGFKRKAKYVPVHAADELKKTLLDSRKLLKKRVAAPKPKPLDKEAVWQLLLHADKRDYEKICMKYGIVDFRGMLRKLQEMRKDTESEQDKLIDSLKNFEHIKVNKEGNATFSLEMELKNSNSNVYLLKDGERLRYGTGDEYRKHCLRRVGRRYYFTVNDVQPEDAGVYQVRVEDVPVFSTELDAQAIPARFRQPLSDVRCAEAGDAEFQCVLCTPCHQPLWLHKSHPLQASDKHQISVTPDGLTHKLIVRNVGPSDSGLYTLDAGQGSSSAWLLVEYAKGKRRQDEGEKIERETSEWLKETMADNERMRKLRRQEKAAAEDRPSFSTSSGVKKSGWYRTGQGSSQVRGQGQSIDSDDGSQIFLGKEQLRKTHINGELGSGQFSGVGLDGDSAANDGSIFGLKGLGGRSGLRAVHGMDTVSGRAGPGGAVGVAGEWNSGDGRGEGVLGAVNIEIDDGEGLGSQHDKDRNLGDASYRAGFGGAGRLGGGSSVPDGLDPDSTGVGATVGDLFSRTGPGTGARGNAAGAGMAEGLKSHHGKDGYPTVGDMNREGINREGQTGTSHGKHGLTPHASGQLGQAGRSASLYGPGHLPGGDGTIPGIGDSSMGEMEALYGPDGQALGVHADGAGGDGVGGFGSPYGKDGLPGVGGSGGAGGFGVPYGKDSLTARAGFGGGGAGGLGSPYGKDGLPSGAGFGGGGAGGLGASYGKDGLPIGAGVDGTGGAGRLGSPYGKDGLLDAGGAGGAGGLGSPYGKDGLPSGAGFGGGDAGGLGASYGKDGLPIGAGVDGTGGAGRLGSSYGKDGLPSGAGFGGAGAGGFGEALYGPDGWPLGAGVGASAGAGGFGSPYGKEDGVPVGAGVGGVGAGGLGASYGKDGLPIAEGAGGAGGAGGLGSPYGKDGLAAGAGGAGAGGLGEALYGSDGRPLGAGVGASAGVEGFGAPYGKNSLPAGAGFGGVGAGGVGYPCGKDGLPAGSRAVGAADGAGSPYGMDGLPAGAGAGGAGGAGGLGAPYGMDGLPVGAGAGGAGGFGEALYDGQPLGAGVGSSAGAGGFGSPYGKDGLTARAGFGGAGAGGLGAPYGKDGLPIGAGVDGTGGAGRLGSPYGKDGLPDADGAGGAGGLGSPYGKDGLPSGAGFGGGGAGGLGASYGKDGLPIGAGVDGTGGAGQLGSSYGKDGLPSGAGFGGAGAGGFGEALYGPDGQPLGAGVGASAGAGGFGSPYGKEDGVPVGAGVGGVGAGGLGSPYGKDGLPAVAGGAGAGGFGEALYRPDGQPLGAGVGGNGSASAGGLGSPYGKDGLPAGAGAGGVPSYGKDGLPAGALVGGAGGIGGPYGKDGLPAGAGAGVGGSGAVEGLYGKDALPIGAGLGGAGGPGEVGSPYGKDGLQTEIGGGGAGRVGGPCGKDGFLAGAVTGAAHFPLGGEEAMGSGHGMDVTLSRTPGYAGGAGGEGFAREGSALWGAGSLYGKDRESAVAMAGAGGVGRLGGEEWDSVLGKGSGRGAGGLGGEYGLDAHLGKSSRGETGKGTASDVRGPGNKCSAGDKGSLSGPGGARGEGRDFGQLGSLYGTNTAFGGAGSKSHDRSVDGSSSGGFGQGPMSYGQMSGPFGGPTSANQRNQEPDLDLKANDSLNNTESTGQKRRSVLDDLKVPRCYLNKQLATMRVLKGDPAELSCTVSKDNVTGVWFKDGLKLTSMDGVVFEKKGLVHKLIINKAEDIHAGKYRFEGGDVKTEASIFVEDPPQVDKVLLKNLTSVPTVAKAGEGVKLQIPFEGRWPIRAVWLKDRMELGDDTRIRVDKTDTCTTLSISSCNRRDCGDYKVRLKNDSGVLEINLKLVVIDKPQPPAGPIKIVESSANNITIQWKPPKDDGGKPVQRYIVERQQVGRNDWETLGETPRSCTSFTTSSVEEEMSYYFRVRAMNAEGVSDALESGEVKTAGKASPGAPDPPEIISASRDTITISWKAPRKTGASQIMGYIVQKRKKGTVTWLPVTNVPVKDKKLKVTSLKKGVQYEFRVAAVNAAGTGQPSDPSEPASAQDPTKSPGQVRDLKVSSSDSTSVTLTWNKPEVQDGNDVKGYEVEMKPCNSLSWTKCFTLPAQSSSCRIQGLQAGEKLLLRVRALSDGGPGEPSELQACAGAAPVVSPRLLIDDTVKSFLVIKAGDPIRVKIPFEGSPEPAVTWLKDGLPLPSRAAVSTEDGSTQLLLRAAEFSDSGTYTVELGDGLEKRETFSFQVQITDIPQPPGAIRLEENVPGTVTVTWEPSASEQWEKNLYYTILKRESQKGLWHVLGDLIYNNKFTFTRVVPGRDYYFRVVAKNDLGASDPSETVQPWKIWKKKAEFRVKAQKYRGVNQNQPPRFLVPLKSHVVVTGSECHMSCAVGGHPPPKITWYKDSRDLSRDPSYFCTNDFGVCSLVVLGVTKQDEGEYMVEASNEVGRAFSKAFLAIKDPSL, encoded by the exons ATGAGCATCCATCAGACAG TAAAAATCTTCAAGAAATCTTCTATCCCAGGAGTTGTTATCACTCAATTTGTGAATGATGTTCCACAAGGATGCAGTACACCTGATTTTGAGAAGAAACCGCTCACTCTGACACTGCAGGAAG gtaaaaatgccattttcaaagctgtggtcaaaggtgtcccagcccctgAGGTGAAATGGTCACGTACACTAAAAGGAATGGATGATCCTGCCAAATATGAAATGTTCTTCAATAGTGCTACAAACGAATTTATTCTGCAG ATCAACAGCCTGGTTCTGGATGACAGTGATTTGTATCGTTGCTCTGCTGTCAATGCCTATGGAGAGGCCTCGTGCTCTGCTGGTCTCAGGATTGTCCAAG TTGGCTTTAAGAGGAAGGCAAAATATGTTCCTGTTCATGCTGCTGATG AGCTCAAGAAGACACTCCTGGACTCCAGGAAGCTGCTGAAGAAGAG GGTTGCAGCTCCGAAACCAAAGCCCCTGGACAAAGAAGCTGTGTGGCAGCTGTTGCTGCATGCAGATAAGAGAGATTATGAAAAAATCTGTATGAAATATGGAATTGTTGACTTCCGTGGGAtgctgaggaagctgcaggagaTGAGGAAGGACACAGAGAGTGAACAAGACAAg TTAATTGACAGTCTCAAAAACTTTGAACACATCAAAGTCAACAAGGAGGGAAATGCTACATTCAGCCTCGAGATGGAGctgaaaaacagcaacagcaacgTTTACCTGCTCAAG gacGGCGAGCGGCTCCGGTATGGGACAGGGGATGAGTACAGGAAGCACTGCCTGAGGAGAGTTGGGAGAAGGTACTACTTCACTGTCAATGATGTGCAGCCGGAGGACGCAGGCGTGTACCAGGTTAGGGTGGAGGACGTCCCTGTCTTCTCAACTGAACTGGATGCTCAAG CCATCCCGGCGCGGTTCCGGCAGCCGCTGTCCGACGTGCGCTGTGCTGAGGCCGGGGATGCCGAGTTCCAGTGTGTGCTGTGCACGCCCTGCCATCAGCCCCTGTGGCTACACAAAAGCCACCCCCTCCAGGCCAGTGACAAGCACCAGATCTCCGTGACACCTGATGGCCTGACCCACAAGCTGATTGTCAGGAACGTGGGACCCTCGGACAGTGGCCTGTACACCCTCGACGCAGGACAGGGCTCCTCCAGCGCCTGGCTCCTTGTGGAGT ATGCcaaaggaaagaggagacaagatgaaggagaaaagattGAAAGGGAGACATCTGAGTGGCTGAAAGAAACAATGGCAGACAATGAAAGGATGAGGAAGCTTCGGCGCcaagaaaaagctgctgctgaagatcGTCCTTCCTTTTCCACATCCTCTGGTGTGAAGAAAAGTGGCTGGTACAGAACAGGTCAAGGCAGCAGCCAAGTCAGGGGCCAAGGACAATCCATTGATTCTGATGATGGAAGCCAAATATTTTTGGGAAAAGAACAGCTACGCAAAACCCACATAAATGGAGAGCTGGGGTCTGGGCAGTTTTCTGGAGTAGGTCTAGATGGAGACTCAGCAGCCAATGATGGCAGCATCTTTGGACTAAAAGGCTTAGGAGGCAGAAGTGGGTTAAGGGCTGTCCACGGCATGGACACTGTGTCAGGCAGAGCAGGTCCTGGTGGTGCAGTAGGAGTGGCAGGTGAATGGAATTCTGGGGATGGCAGAGGTGAGGGTGTGCTGGGTGCTGTTAACATTGAGATAGACGATGGAGAAGGTTTGGGCTCTCAGCATGACAAGGATAGGAATTTAGGTGATGCTAGTTATAGAGCTGGTTTTGGGGGTGCAGGGAGGTTGGGTGGTGGAAGTTCTGTGCCAGATGGGCTTGATCCTGATTCAACTGGAGTTGGAGCCACTGTGGGTGATCTGTTCAGCAGGACTGGTCCAGGAACTGGAGCTAGGGGGaatgctgcaggtgctggaatGGCAGAAGGATTGAAGTCCCACCATGGCAAGGATGGGTATCCCACTGTGGGTGATATGAACAGAGAAGGTATAAACAGAGAGGGCCAAACAGGGACTTCTCATGGCAAGCATGGCCTGACACCTCATGCCAGTGGTCAGTTAGGGCAAGCAGGAAGATCTGCCTCACTGTATGGGCCAGGACACCTTCCAGGTGGAGATGGGACTATACCTGGTATAGGTGACAGTTCCATGGGAGAAATGGAGGCTTTGTATGGTCCAGACGGTCAGGCACTGGGAGTACATGCTGATGGTGCTGGTGGAGATGGTGTAGGGGGATTTGGATCTCCCTATGGAAAGGATGGTCTCCCAGGTGTTGGTGGGTCTGGTGGTGCAGGGGGATTTGGAGTTCCCTATGGAAAGGACAGCCTCACAGCTAGGgctggttttggtggtggtggtgcagGAGGACTTGGGTCTCCCTATGGAAAGGATGGTCTCCCATCTGGGgctggttttggtggtggtggtgcagGAGGACTTGGAGCTTCGTATGGGAAGGATGGTCTTCCCATTGGAGCAGGTGTTGATGGGACTGGGGGTGCAGGGAGACTTGGATCTCCCTATGGAAAGGATGGTCTCCTAGATGCTGGTGGGGCTGGTGGTGCAGGGGGACTTGGGTCTCCCTATGGAAAGGATGGTCTCCCATCTGGGgctggttttggtggtggtgatgCAGGAGGACTTGGAGCTTCGTATGGGAAGGATGGTCTTCCCATTGGAGCAGGTGTTGATGGGACTGGGGGTGCAGGGAGACTTGGATCTTCCTATGGAAAGGATGGTCTCCCATCTGGGGCTGGTTTTGGTGGTGCTGGTGCAGGAGGATTTGGAGAGGCTTTGTATGGTCCAGACGGTTGGCCACTTGGAGCAGGTGTTGGTGCTAGTGCTGGTGCAGGGGGATTTGGATCTCCCTATGGAAAGGAGGATGGTGTCCCAGTTGGAGCTGGTGTTGGTGGTGTTGGTGCAGGAGGACTTGGAGCTTCGTATGGGAAGGATGGTCTTCCCATTGCAGAAGGTGCTGGTGGGGCTGGCGGTGCAGGGGGACTTGGATCTCCCTATGGAAAGGATGGTCTCgcagctggggctggtggtgctggtgcaGGAGGACTTGGAGAAGCTTTGTATGGTTCAGACGGTCGGCCACTTGGAGCAGGTGTTGGTGCTAGTGCTGGTGTAGAGGGATTTGGAGCTCCCTATGGGAAGAATAGtctcccagctggggctggttttggtggtgttgGTGCAGGGGGAGTTGGATATCCATGTGGAAAAGATGGTCTCCCTGCTGGATCACGAGCTGTTGGAGCTGCAGATGGTGCTGGATCTCCCTATGGAATGGATGgtctcccagctggagcaggtgctggaggggctggtggtgctgggggaCTTGGAGCTCCCTATGGAATGGATGGACTCCCAGTTGGAGCAGGTGCTGGTGGtgcaggaggatttggggaggCTTTGTATGATGGTCAGCCACTTGGAGCAGGTGTTGGCAGTAGCGCTGGTGCAGGGGGATTTGGATCTCCCTATGGAAAAGATGGCCTCACAGCTAGGGCTGGTTTTGGTGGTGCTGGTGCAGGAGGACTTGGAGCTCCCTATGGGAAGGATGGTCTTCCCATTGGAGCAGGTGTTGATGGGACTGGGGGTGCAGGGAGACTTGGATCTCCCTATGGAAAGGATGGTCTCCCAGATGCTGATGGGGCTGGTGGTGCAGGGGGACTTGGGTCTCCCTATGGAAAGGATGGTCTCCCATCTGGGgctggttttggtggtggtggtgcagGAGGACTTGGAGCTTCGTATGGGAAGGATGGTCTTCCCATTGGAGCAGGTGTTGATGGGACTGGGGGTGCAGGGCAACTTGGATCTTCCTATGGAAAGGATGGTCTCCCATCTGGGGCTGGTTTTGGTGGTGCTGGTGCAGGAGGATTTGGAGAGGCTTTGTATGGTCCAGACGGTCAGCCACTTGGAGCAGGTGTTGGTGCTAGTGCTGGTGCAGGGGGATTTGGATCTCCCTATGGAAAGGAGGATGGTGTCCCAGTTGGAGCTGGTGTTGGTGGTGTTGGTGCAGGAGGACTTGGATCTCCCTATGGAAAGGATGgtctcccagctgtggctggtggtgctggtgcaGGAGGTTTTGGAGAGGCTTTGTATCGTCCAGATGGTCAGCCACTTGGAGCAGGTGTTGGTGGTAATGGTTCCGCAAGTGCCGGGGGACTTGGATCTCCCTATGGAAAAGATGgtctcccagctggagcaggtgcAGGGGGAGTTCCATCCTATGGAAAGGATGGTCTCCCAGCTGGAGCACTTGTTGGTGGTGCAGGGGGAATCGGGGGTCCCTATGGAAAGGATGgtctcccagctggagctg gtgcTGGTGTTGGTGGTTCAGGGGCAGTCGAGGGTCTCTATGGAAAGGATGCTCTCCCAATTGGAGCTGGTCTTGGTGGGGCTGGTGGCCCAGGGGAAGTTGGATCTCCCTATGGAAAGGATGGTCTGCAAACTGAGattggtggtggtggtgcagGGAGAGTTGGGGGTCCCTGTGGAAAGGATGGTTTCCTAGCTGGGGCTGTGACAGGAGCTGCTCATTTTCCTCTTGGAGGTGAGGAAGCGATGGGATCTGGCCATGGCATGGATGTCACGCTGAGCAGAACTCCAGGATACGCaggtggggcaggaggagagggctTTGCCAGGGAAGGCTCTGCACTGTGGGGTGCAGGGTCTCTCTATGGCAAGGACAGGGAATCAGCTGTAGCCATGGCTGGTGCAGGTGGGGTTGGGAGGTTGGGAGGGGAGGAATGGGATTCAGTCCTTGGTAAAGGCAGTGGGAGAGGTGCTGGTGGACTAGGTGGTGAATATGGGCTGGATGCACATCTTGGCAAATCTTCAAGAGGTGAAACTGGAAAGGGCACTGCCAGTGATGTCAGAGGGCCAGGGAACAAATGTTCAGCTGGTGACAAAGGGTCCCTGTCAGGTCCAGGAGGAGCCAGGGGAGAGGGCAGAGATTTTGGACAGTTGGGCTCCCTTTATGGCACAAATACTGCCTTTGGAGGAGCAGGGAGTAAATCCCATGACAGATCTGTTGACGGGAGTAGTTCAGGTGGGTTTGGTCAGGGTCCAATGAGTTATGGACAGATGTCAGGTCCTTTTGGTGGACCTACTTCAGCAAACCAGAGAAACCAGGAACCTGACCTGGATCTTAAAGCAAATGATTCCCTGAACAACACGGAAAGCACAGGACAAAAGAGACGGAGTGTCCTGGATGATCTCAAAG TCCCGCGCTGTTACCTCAACAAGCAGCTGGCAACCATGCGGGTGCTGAAGGGGGACCCAGCTGAGCTGTCCTGCACTGTCAGCAAGGACAATGTGACAGGAGTCTGGTTTAAGGATGGCCTAAAG TTAACAAGCATGGATGGAGttgtctttgaaaagaaaggtCTTGTCCACAAATTGATCATTAACAAAGCTGAAGATATTCATGCTGGGAAATACAGGTTTGAAGGTGGAGATGTAAAAACTGAAGCTTCAATTTTCGTTGAAG ATCCTCCCCAGGTGGACAAAGTCCTCCTCAAGAACTTGaccagtgtccccacagtggccaaggctggggagggggtgaAGCTGCAGATCCCATTCGAGGGTCGGTGGCCCATCAGGGCAGTGTGGCTGAAGgacaggatggagctgggggaTGACACCAGGATCCGTGTGGACAAGACAGACACCTGCACCACATTGTCCATCTCCAGCTGCAACAGGAGGGACTGTGGGGATTACAAAGTCAGGCTCAAGAATGACAGTGGTGTTCTGGAGATCAACCTAAAGCTTGTGGTGATAG ACAAGCCACAGCCTCCAGCAGGACCCATCAAAATTGTAGAAAGCTCTGCCAACAACATCACAATCCAGTGGAAGCCCCCAAAGGATGATGGGGGCAAACCAGTGCAAAGGTACATTGTAGAGAGGCAGCAGGTGGGCAGGAACGACTGGGAGACTTTGGGAGAaacccccaggagctgcaccagcTTCACCACGAGCAGCGTGGAGGAAGAGATGAGCTACTACTTCAGGGTGAGGGCCATGAATGCTGAGGGAGTGAGCGACGCACTGGAGTCAGGTGAAGTGAAGACTGCTGGTAAAG CTTCCCCTGGTGCCCCAGATCCCCCCGAGATCATCAGTGCCAGCAGGGACACCATCACCATATCCTGGAAAGCTCCTCGTAAAACTGGCGCTTCCCAAATTATGGGATACATTGTGCAGAAACGCAAGAAGGGCACTGTGACTTGGCTGCCAGTCACCAATGTGCCTGTCAAAG ACAAGAAGCTGAAGGTGACCAGCCTCAAGAAGGGTGTGCAGTACGAGTTCCGTGTGGCAGCTGTCaatgctgcaggcacaggacaGCCCAGTGACCCCTCAGagcctgcctctgcccaggACCCCACCA AATCTCCAGGCCAAGTGCGGGACCTTAAAGTGAGCAGCAGCGACAGCACCAGTGTCACCTTGACGTGGAACAAACCTGAAGTACAAGACGGGAACGATGTGAAAGGCTACGAGGTGGAGATGAAGCCTTGTAACAGCCTCAGCTGGACCAAGTGCTTCACCCTTCCTGCGCAGAGCAGCTCGTGCAGGATCCAGGGCCTGCAggctggggagaagctgctccTGCGTGTGAGAGCCCTCAGCGACGGCGGCCCCGGGGAGCCCTCGGAGCTccaagcctgtgctggagctgctcctgtgg TCTCTCCCAGGTTACTGATAGATGACACAGTGAAAAGCTTCCTGGTTATAAAAGCAGGGGATCCCATCCGCGTGAAGATTCCCTTTGAG GGATCTCCTGAACCGGCAGTGACTTGGTTAAAGGATGGGCTCCCCCTTCCCAGCCGGGCTGCCGTGAGCACTGAGGATGGAagcacccagctgctgctcagggcagccGAGTTCAGTGACAGTGGCACCTACACTGTGGAGCTTGGGGACGGGCTTGAGAAAAGAGAAACCTTCAGCTTCCAGGTTCAAATTACAG ACATCCCTCAGCCCCCTGGTGCCATCCGGCTGGAGGAGAATGTGCCTGGCACCGTGACAGTGACCTGGGAGCCCTCAGCATCAGAGCAGTGGGAGAAGAACCTGTATTACACCATCCTGAAACGGGAATCCCAGAAGGGTCTGTGGCATGTGCTGGGGGATCTGATCTACAACAACAAGTTCACCTTCACCAGGGTGGTCCCAGGCAGGGATTATTACTTCAGGGTTGTGGCAAAAAATGACCTGGGAGCCAGTGATCCATCAGAGACTGTCCAGCCCTGGAAGATCTGGAAGAAAAAGG CTGAATTTCGagtgaaagcacagaaatacagGGGAGTTAACCAGAACCAGCCGCCGAGGTTCCTGGTGCCGCTGAAATCCCACGTGGTGGTGACGGGCAGCGAGTGTCACATGAGCTGCGCCGTTGGAGGCCACCCCCCGCCAAAAATCACCTGGTACAAGGACAGCAGAGACCTCTCCCGAGATCCCAGCTACTTCTGCACCAACGACTTCGGAGTCTGCTCCCTGGTGGTGCTGGGGGTCACCAAGCAGGACGAGGGCGAGTACATGGTGGAAGCCAGCAATGAAGTGGGTCGTGCCTTCAGCAAAGCCTTCCTCGCCATCAAAG ATCCCTCCCTGTAG